The nucleotide sequence AGAAGCGAATCAAGCCCGCCATGGAATCGCATGTTATCAATAAGAAACGAATGTTACTGATTGGTAATAAAGGGTTCGGGGAGGGGCCACGAGTCTTACGAGCACGGCAAGGTCCCCGGCGGAACCGTCTACTGCATCCTCATCAAGACCAAGACACCGGATACGTTCATCACCGACCGGCTCGTCAGGATATCCGTGGGACTTGAGAACGTGGACGACATCAAGGCGGCCGTCAAACGGGCGCTGGATGCGATCTGACGCGGGCCTTCTTGGGAATGCCGCACCCCTTCGCCGCCACATGTACCAGTTCGCGTTCCCACTTTTTCTCCCACAATCCTAAAATAGTGGGAAAAACAATGGGAATGCATGGCGACGACGGTGGACGAAAGGGGGCGGGTCCTCATCCCGCGAGGGATCCGCGAGGAACAAGGGCTTGCCCCGGGTAGCCCGGTCATCATCGAGTCCACGAAGGACGGCGTATTACTCCGGCCGGCCCTTCAAAGGGAAGAAGCCCTTCGGAGGCTCAACGGTGCCATCAACGTCAAGAACCGCAAGCGCGGCGTAGAGCCCATGGACCCGCTTGCCGTGAAGCAGATCTGGGAGCCCCGGACTTGATCCTCGTCGATTCGAACATCTGGATCTGTTTTCTGGACGCCGAAGCAA is from Euryarchaeota archaeon and encodes:
- a CDS encoding AbrB/MazE/SpoVT family DNA-binding domain-containing protein, which codes for MATTVDERGRVLIPRGIREEQGLAPGSPVIIESTKDGVLLRPALQREEALRRLNGAINVKNRKRGVEPMDPLAVKQIWEPRT
- a CDS encoding PLP-dependent transferase, which produces MVIKGSGRGHESYEHGKVPGGTVYCILIKTKTPDTFITDRLVRISVGLENVDDIKAAVKRALDAI